Genomic window (Penaeus vannamei isolate JL-2024 chromosome 22, ASM4276789v1, whole genome shotgun sequence):
GTAACCGCAAAATAAACCTACGTAATCCTAAAAATAGGTTAAATAAATTATTCTACAATACACAAAAATTACCGATTCCCGAAGCATCTATTCCTTCCAGCAGACGGGCGACCTTTAAAAGAATAGCAACTTGTTCTTTCCAGGTTTCTTAGCGACTCCCAATTCATGAATGGTTAAAACGACCCCGAAATGGCATATCCTAGTCGTGACATTGCTAAtactgagaaaataataattcccTTTTCTATAGTTTTATCTATTCCTTAATCATTCTATATTCCAACTATTAActttgtcttaaaaaaaaaataaataaataaataaaaaaaatcattatacatTCTAAAAATCCCAAAACCAACTactttcttcccatcttccttctgaAAAACAAcgtaacaaacaaaaaatccctcgaacaaaaacaaacaaaaaaccacacgaaaagaaacgaaatgagacgcaaaaaaaaacaaaaacaaatgagtaAAAATCTCGACCCCATCTCCATTACTGTGACTCAcccgtcgtcctcttcctcctcctcctcctcctcttcctcctcctcctcctcctcctcctctctctctctacctctatttctGTCCAGGGAGTTTGCCACATTCCAATAGCCCTCCGCTGTTTGTTTTGGTTCCCGTAAGTAAACTCTGGTTCAACACGATTCTAGATTCTTTTTAAtcgaatcttcttcttttttgtgtcatCCGTTTTATTTCTATGTTCTTTTCAATCGATGCTctttattatctgttttattttctgattgggaatgtcttcctttttttccttaagACATTCTTTCAAATGTGGCTctttcataataatgaaaaaatatatatacacatacctacatacataggtatatgtataggcacatatatatatatatgtgaatatatatatacatatatacatacatatatgtgaaaaatatatacatataggtatatatatacacacatacatatacacatatgtgtatgtaaatatgtatatatatacaaatacatatacatacatatacatatatgtatatatatatacttatacatatatatatatatacaacacatataaatatatacatatatatatatacatactatacacaaacacacatattatatatatatatatatatatatatatatatatatatatatatatatatatatatatatatatatccatacatacaggTTGCGTAACCAAAACCATACATTAAGCCAAGAACACCGAGGGGAAAAAATACACGTCAATacccataacaaaaaaaaaggaagggcacAGCCTCTGCGCGAGAGGCGAGGGCCGCGTTATAAAACAAGAGCCATTATAAATAGCCACGACAGCAACACtgttaacgagagagagagaaaaaaaagtcccccTGGCGTAGAAGAGAAGAACCACAGAAATAAAATCGGCATCAATTCAACTCTTTAAAAATGAGAGTATCCTTGCGACATACAGAATTAATAACAAAACTTAAAAGACTAAACAGAAACTACCGTAAATAATAAAACACTTGCGAAATATGaaagtaaaaattaaaagaaaactaaagagaaactaaagcaaaaatgaaaacaaacagcaaaatatAAACTACAGTAAATATCAAAACACTTGCGAAATATGCAAGGAAAAAATTTAAATTAAACTAAAGAGAAactaaagtaaaaatgaaaacaaacagtaAAACAGAAAGTacagtaaatattaaaaaaaaaacttgcgatatatgaaaggaaaaaaacaacacaaacagtaAAACAGAAActacagtaaatatataaaaaaaaaaacttacgcaatatgaaagcaaaaaaacaacaacaacaacaacaacaaaaaacagcggAGAGGGGCGTCGGGGCGGCCTCCTCCGGGCGGGTACTCACCTCTGCAGGTCGCGACACTTGACCACCTTCCCGAAGGTGCCCTCGCCGAGAGTGGTAATGATCTTGTCTGGAAGAGAGCAAGGGGCGGGGGTCAGTGGGCacagaggggaaaaggggcgCCTCCCGCGGcatcaagaacaacaagaacaagaacaagaacaagacgagTAAACAATGACTACGTTAAGAGCGGGAAGCTAACGAAACAATTCTTTTCtatagattctttttttcttttcttttttttctgtattttttttcttattgtaaaaAAGTAATGAATATCTGAAAGGGTTCTGAAATGTTCCTTTGAAGATGatgattagaagaaaaaaaaagataaataaaatattcgGATATTTACAAGATACTGAATCtcatgaatatctctctctctctctcttttattgttttttttttctctcttcccccttcctctccactcaaAGTCTATTATCAAAGCTTTTCTTTTCGGTGAAAAGGATTAAGCACTTGAGAGGGAAGGCAGAAATGTCCTACGCAATAATGCTGTCTGAACTTGTGAGAAAAAGTAAGTATAGATGGAAAGCCAATTGATATTTTGAGGTGAATCTTTAAGGAGGACTTTTTGGGGCGAAAAAATCTCTCTAGAAACAAATTTTGGAAATTTCAAGTGTGTGCTAAGATGACTCTGTGTCTTAGCTATGTAACTGTTTTCTTTGTGGTGGACTCTACAAGGACATTTGTAGTTGTACTGAATCAATGAGTATTCAAGAAGTCAAAGAgggagtgtgtatataaatatatattataaaactatgaagaggagaaaaacaaaaaataaaaatataaaacagggAGTATTATTCACGAACATCTATCTTGCAGCACGTCGCCATTGCGGTATATGAGGtgtccatcttcatcatcttccactGACGGTGCTCGTGAACTCTGCTTGGGAGCCCGCCCATCACGCCCGCCCATCACGGCCCCACGCCCAAACCAGCagcaccatcaccagcaccacatCAGCAGGCAGGCAGCGGCGacagcagcggcggcggaggcggcagggacagcagcagcagcggcggcggcggcggcggaggaggcggcgtCGGGGCAACCAGTGGGGGCAGTCACggcgaaggcggcggcggcggcatggGTTCACAGCACCACAGCACCACAGCCATGTCACCACACGACGGACCGCAGGGCAACAGGCCACCaacaagacagataaagaggggagaaggcaaaATGGTGGCCACGATCAAGGAGAGCCACGGTGGCCACACACCATGGCAGCATGTACATTCAGGCCATATACTAGTGCTCTGTCCTACACCTATTaccattgcatacatatatatatttatcattcaaTTAATGACAAATTTTTGTTTgaagtgatcatgatgatatcaaagaaaaatatagaggaaATACTATCATCCATATTGAGATATTTATCATCACAACTTTTTAAAACATCAAAAGTATAAAACAAATAGCAATTACCAATGATTGAATGGGCTGAGCCAGGGAAGTGTATTATGACGTCACAAGATTACGGTCATACCACAACACACCTCGATTGCGCTCGACTACTCACGCCGTGCATAACCACgtgccaaaacaaaacaaaacataataataacaataacaataataataataacgtaatgaGAGTGATGGTAGCATTAACACGCAAATCGTCCTTGGCATACGACACGTCATACACAGGCGcccgcaagcacacatacatgcacttgcatgcacatacacaccacacacacatgcatacatacatacatacatacatacacatacatacatgtatatacacacacgcacacaccaataaCGCACCACATACGTAAACtgagagaataaaaagacaaaggaaacacaaagagacaaagaagggcgaaaaaagatgaatgataagAGAAGTGTATAAAAAAATACGACAAGCGGAGACGCGGAAGGAAGAGGTGCCTCTACAGCGTGAGAAAAGGCCTCGGGTGTCTCGAGTATTAGCGTAAGTGATGGTAGTTGTTGGCCGGCAGGTTATTTTTGGTCCCTGTTAGAGAActaatgaagagggaggaggaggaaggggagggggagggggcagcgggGGTTTGAGAAGGGGAATGGGTTGGTTGCTTGGTTGGTAGATGGTACTAGTTAAGTTATTGGTAATTACCTAGATCAGCCAGGTGAGGTAGGGCTGGTGAGGGTCGGGTTAGTGAAGGCTttgatggtagaggtggtggtggtggtggttgtggttgtggtggtggtggtagctgtAGTAGCAGAGCAGCGTGGACCAGTCACTGCCCTACTTACATCACTACTCACGCTACTAGAGCTGTAGAAGGAAGAATACTGTTGCTTCACACTAGTCTTGTTCCCCACCTCCTGAATGCCCAGCAGGTCCAACACCCCCGCCTTCCGCAGCGGCTGCGCGGGCGCCCCGGGGCCCAACGCCGACGCAGAGATGCTTGCCGTCGAGGCGGACGACTTGAGGCCCTTGCCGTTGCCCGACGGCGCGGCCCCCACCCCGGCCTTCGCCTTGTACTTGACGAACGAGTACGATTCGTCTTGGTCGGCTTTCGGCTTCGAGGCCAGGGCGGCGCCGGCGACCTTGGGCTTCACGGACACGGTCACGGACACTTGCTGGTCCAGAGGAGACTTGGGGGCTAACGCGGGGACGTAACCTATGTCGGACAAGACCCCCTTGCTCTCCTGGGGGGTCGTGGGGTTGTTATTGTTTACGGcagtgttactgttgttgttattgtttttgttggcgGGTTTGAATGTGGTGAACGTGTACTCCTGCTCCGGCTCTATGTAGTTGGACACCTTGAGGGAGGGCGTGGTGGGCGTGTTGGGGGTCTTGATGCCGTACGGACTGTTAACGGGGTCCAGGATGGAGAACAGGCTCTTCTGCGACTGCGAGCTCTGGAGGGAGGGCGCGGGGGCGTCCGTAGGGGAGTCCAGGAGGTCCATGGTGTTAGTtcgggtgagggcgagggtggtGGGCTTAACGGGTTTGATGTACGCGCTCGGGTACGGCTTTTCGCGCACGGCCGCCTTCTCGAACACAATGGGCGGGTCGTACAGCACGAACTTTTCAGAGTCCGGCGTGCTCTGTTTGGACATGTTGTCCGAGCTTCGCATACTGGCTTTGTTCAAGGCCGAGAGCACATCACCCGTCGAGGCACTACCGTACAGCACTTTCCGCGGCGGGCCCTGGCTGCCCTCCTCCTCCGGGATGTACGTGGAGAACTCGGACACCTTGGCAGCCATCTCCTTCACCTGGTCGTAGCGCAGCGCCCTCTGCCGCCCCGCGTCGCCGTCCTGCTCGCCCTGGCACGCGGAGTCTTTGCCGCGCTTCAGGAACTTGCGGTTGTGGGAGCTGCCGATGTTGTGGAGGACGTTCAGCGGCAGCGAGTACATGTTGATGAGCTGCGCCCGCTCCTTGCGGCGCGCGGCGTCGTCGGCGATGCTGTCGGGCGTGGCCGACGAGGTGCTGCCCGTCTCGTTGTCCAGGGTGGCGCTGGACAAGCCGGAGTACCTGTTCAGGATGGACTGCGTGCTCTCCCGCGTGTCGTTCGTCTCCGGCACCGTCACGGGCCTTGTCGGTCGGAATCGGCTGGTGCCGCTGACGAGGGCGCCGTCGCCGTGGCGCCGCCGCAGCTGCGGGCTCAAGTTGCCGAGCCTGGAGCTGCTTCCCGCCTCCAGGCACTTGTCCATGATGTTCGGGGAGTGCGCCCCGTACTGCGACCAGTAGTCGCTCTTCTTGACGCTGGGGTTCTTCCTCAGCATCGTGATCTCGTCGGcggcctcgtcctcctcgtcgcaGCCCGTCCGCGCCAGGTTGTTCTTCTTCAGAAACCGACTCGGCTTGTAGCGCGAGCCGATCTTGTCGAAGTTGGGCGAGGGCGCGGACGTCGAGGCGTACGCACTGCGCAGCCCGTAGTCGCCGTCAAGGCCCAGGTCTGAGGCCGTGCGGCTGTACGTGTACCTGCTGGCTCTCGGCGACCCGTCGCTTTTGCCCAGGTCCGAGGCACCGTAGTCGGTCTTGAAGGtcgagaacgaggagaaggaggctgaggtCGACAAGGGATGGCCGCCCTTGCTGCCGGCGCCATAGCTGCTCCCGTAGCCGTAGCCGTAGCCCGACGAGGAGCCGACGCCGTGCAGAGCCGAAGTGCCCTGGCCGGGCTTGTAGCGGGAGGCCACGGCCTCGTGCGAGGGCCGCGATTTCATTTCGGCCACGAGCGCCGACGAAGACTTGTAGTCGGTGTAGCGCGGCGAGTCGTCGTACTTGTTGTACTTGAGCAACATGGGGTACTGCGAGTAAGAGCTCTTGCTGGAGGAGTGGCTGCTGCCGCCGAGGCTGTTGCTGGCGTCGTGGAGGGGCACGCGGTCATCCCCCGACTGCGACGCGGCCCGCACGCGCGACGCGAACTTATTGAGCAGATTCGAACAGCGGTTTAGGATGTCGCCGCCGGAATCCCCGAGGATGTTCGTGTACGAAGTCGTGGCGCTCCGGCCGTACTGCTGACGGCTGCGCCCGCTCATACTGCCCCTTGCTCCgcacgcccaccccctccacgCCCGCAGCCCTAAGCTCGCATAGCACACGTCACCTACACTCCCATTTACAGCGGCCCTCCTGACACGGGGCTGGGTCCTGTCCAACTGGGCCTTTTGTCTGTCAAAAGCAGCGCCTTATCATACGTTTTCGTACACCCGAATACGCGAGGACACGGCACGGCACACACTCCTTCGTCGCGTGGGTCGGCGCCTCGCCCGAAGGTCCCGGGGCTCGCGCTCTACGCAGAGGAGGATTTCCAGCAGCAGCTCAGGAAGCCAGAGAGCAGACGCGAGTGGAGCAGGTAAGTGGGTGAGCGGAGTGTAACTGAAGCAGACCGGAGCAGTGGGCACGCAGCGGCACACGAAGCCCACGGGATAAAAATACCCCGGGCGCCGGCACGAGCCAGCGACGGCGCTGAGGGTAGTGGCAGCGGCGATGGCAGCGGCAGGGGCACAACCTGCCAGCGCGTCCTGCTCACAACCTCACTCCCTACAGCCCTTCGCAGGTTACCACGTCGAGCTACACGGACATCAtgagcagcccccccccctccccctgtccctctagAGCAAGGGAGCGAGCCCCCCTCCCGCGCCCTCGCGACGGAAGCGCTCCCGTACTCCACTGACCTAGTCCGATCTCAAAGCTGAAAAGTTTCAATGAATTCTTACTCTTATGGTGTTGACTCCGAAATTTAGAGCATTTCCTTCTGGCTGCCAAAAGCCAGTTTCCTCAAACTTTCTCCAAATAACTTATTTTGTTGcactgtaaatgtatgtatatatactatatataatatatatatatatatatatatatatatatatatatatatatatatatatatacatatatatatatacacacacacacacgcatgtatgtgtgtgcgcgcgcgagtacATTTGTATCCGTGTGCGtaagcgtgtatatatgtacctttCTGTGTACATAAATCTGCGCGTCTCTGTACCTGCGTCGGTGCACAGGACGTATTTGTAGCCTTCCGCACATCTCCCAGAGCGCCGCCTCGAGCCCGCCCTCGCCCAGCGGGAGGAGGACGACCGCCCATCTGGCCCTCCGCTACTTCACTCCCGCAGTTCCTCCcctcgccgtcgccgccgccgctgggTCTGCGCCCTTCGCTCGGCCCAACACCTCAGGCCTGCTCCTCGCCCCGTCTCGCCGCTCCCGACTTTCGCTTCCTTTAGGTTCCTTTCGGTTCCTTTCGGTCCCTTTCGGTTCCTTTTGGTTCCTTTCGGACCCTTTCGATTCCTTTCGGTTCCTTTCGGTCCCTTTCGGTTCCTTTCGGTTCCTTTCCCAAACGCAGCCTTGACGTCCGAAGAGCAACGAGTGGTTATGTGAATTTGTGATCAAAGAACGATAAAAACGgtgtgaggaaaaggaaggagaagggaaggggagcgaaaACCAGAGCTGCATCTACGCGAACTTGGTAACATGCGAAGGCTtacgtaaacaaagaaaaatggtaAAGAAGAACCGTTGCCATAGAGCAGGGATGAAGataaactgatgatgatgatgaagaggaggaaagtggttGAAAAGAGAGCgcagaggaagaggtaaaagaggagaaagaggaagatgcaaaagaggagaaagaggaagatccaaaagaggagaaagaggaagatgtaaaagaggaggaagaggaaaaggtagagaacTTGAAGAATGCATCTACCTGGGTAATAAAGCGCTTACAGGGGATGTCATCAGCTACACACCCACGGCACTGTATAGCAGAGGGGcacaaaccgacacacacacactcacctataaacacaaacaatcaaactacACCAATAATACAACCCAAGGGAACAAAAGCGTCGCGAAACCATCGCCAATTCACGTAAATCCCACCAACCCTTTCGTCATCCCAACCCCGCTTTCACCCCTTTTCatcaaatacaataacaacaacaacaacaacaaaataataataaaaatatataaataaataaacaaggcgCATCATACCCccacacctcaaaaaaaaaaaatatatatatatataataataataataataataataataataataataataataataataataataataataaaaataataataataataaaaaaaaaaaatgataccgaCTCGGCCTCCCCACAAAGCCCCATCCCCCAAGACGCCCCCAGAAGACCCGCGCGACGCCCCTaagacacacactacacacactcccGCAGAGATCGGAAGAAGCGGAAGCGATGTGAGCACGCCCTTCCCTCACGCCCAATGTCCCCGAACAAAAGGCGAAAGACTCTCCCGTCTCCTCGCTgagccccgcccgcgcccgcccgcccgtccgcgccttctccctcctctccctcttcggtcttccccttcttctccctcttctggtaattattcttttcttccctcgtGTCTCGTCTACTGTTCTCCGTCTTTCtcatccctatcttcctctcctccttctcctcctcttcctttcattcttctcctcttactctgcctctcctccacctcctcatactcttcttttcattattctcttcccgttctttcctctcatccctttccttctcatcggTCATTCATCCTTCGCCCTCCATTCCTTtcaattcctctcctcctctcttcctatgcttcctttcttcatccctctctcctctcctcctatgcatttcctttcttcattccctctcaatcaattccttctccattcttattcttttcctcctttctctcatcccttctcccctctccctccctttctccatccttcctccctctcctcctttctccatccttcctcctctccctccttctcccatccttctccctctcctcctttctccatccttctccctctcctcctttctccatccttctccctctcctcctttctccatccttctccctctcctcctttctccatctttctccctctcctcctttctccatccttctccctctcctcctttcacccccgttcttcctcattccccttacTCCCAAAACCTCATTAGCAATTCtggcgacctccccccccctccccttccctcaacccactCCCAAGCGGGACATTAGCGCGTACAGCCGCTCGTGTACGTAAACAACACGGGGCgaggaaaacgcacacacaacgcGGCATAGTATTCATTcacacatgtacgtacgcacACTGATTTCTATTCGCAATGCTATGTTTTCTAACCCCTGACTTtaacactcccctcctctctctattaatctatatctctctctctctctattctttttcctgtctctcgttccttttctctctctctccttttttctctgtctctactttttttttctctctctccttcttttctctgtttctccctctccttttctctctttctccctctcctccttttctctttcatctatttctctctcagtcGAAGCGAAACAATACACCGAGAGAggcgaaaaaaataacaaatacacatgtcatcatttctcattttcattccttgTGCGTCGAGAAATGCGAGGAGGcgcgatggggggtggggggggggggggggggggtgggaggaaaggggataatggaaggaaggggaagaaagggatttGAAGAGTAAAATATATGGgtttgagggaagagggaagaggg
Coding sequences:
- the LOC138865633 gene encoding probable dual specificity protein kinase madd-3 isoform X2 (The sequence of the model RefSeq protein was modified relative to this genomic sequence to represent the inferred CDS: added 946 bases not found in genome assembly); the encoded protein is MSGRSRQQYGRSATTSYTNILGDSGGDILNRCSNLLNKFASRVRAASQSGDDRVPLHDASNSLGGSSHSSSKSSYSQYPMLLKYNKYDDSPRYTDYKSSSALVAEMKSRPSHEAVASRYKPGQGTSALHGVGSSSGYGYGYGSSYGAGSKGGHPLSTSASFSSFSTFKTDYGASDLGKSDGSPRASRYTYSRTASDLGLDGDYGLRSAYASTSAPSPNFDKIGSRYKPSRFLKKNNLARTGCDEEDEAADEITMLRKNPSVKKSDYWSQYGAHSPNIMDKCLEAGSSSRLGNLSPQLRRRHGDGALVSGTSRFRPTRPVTVPETNDTRESTQSILNRYSGLSSATLDNETGSTSSATPDSIADDAARRKERAQLINMYSLPLNVLHNIGSSHNRKFLKRGKDSACQGEQDGDAGRQRALRYDQVKEMAAKVSEFSTYIPEEEGSQGPPRKVLYGSASTGDVLSALNKASMRSSDNMSKQSTPDSEKFVLYDPPIVFEKAAVREKPYPSAYIKPVKPTTLALTRTNTMDLLDSPTDAPAPSLQSSQSQKSLFSILDPVNSPYGIKTPNTPTTPSLKVSNYIEPEQEYTFTTFKPANKNNNNNSNTAVNNNNPTTPQESKGVLSDIGYVPALAPKSPLDQQVSVTVSVKPKVAGAALASKPKADQDESYSFVKYKAKAGVGAAPSGNGKGLKSSASTASISASALGPGAPAQPLRKAGVLDLLGIQEVGNKTSVKQQYSSFYSSSSSSRAPSVEDDEDGHLIYRNGDVLQDRYKIITTLGEGTFGKVVKCRDLQRDAPIPKPQRHVRPLGLSPSEDASPVGSLSDRHIALKIIKNVEKYREAAKLEINVLEKLAEKDPHNKHLCVRMLSWFDYHGHVCIAFDMLGLSVFDFLKDNNYRPYALEQVRHISYQLCYAVKFLHDNKLTHTDLKPENILFVDSDYDLTYDPKKKRDIRTVKRTDIQLIDFGSATFDHEHHSTIVSTRHYRAPEVILELGWQQPCDVWSIGCIMFELYLGITLFQTHDNREHLAMMERILGPIPYRMGRKTRTKYFYHGKLDWDEKSSAGRYVRENCKPLRSYQTSSDEDHRLLFDLITKMLEYEPGQRISLSEALRHPFFEKIPPHQRLGDDHRERSHSLSR
- the LOC138865633 gene encoding probable dual specificity protein kinase madd-3 isoform X1 (The sequence of the model RefSeq protein was modified relative to this genomic sequence to represent the inferred CDS: added 946 bases not found in genome assembly); translation: MSGRSRQQYGRSATTSYTNILGDSGGDILNRCSNLLNKFASRVRAASQSGDDRVPLHDASNSLGGSSHSSSKSSYSQYPMLLKYNKYDDSPRYTDYKSSSALVAEMKSRPSHEAVASRYKPGQGTSALHGVGSSSGYGYGYGSSYGAGSKGGHPLSTSASFSSFSTFKTDYGASDLGKSDGSPRASRYTYSRTASDLGLDGDYGLRSAYASTSAPSPNFDKIGSRYKPSRFLKKNNLARTGCDEEDEAADEITMLRKNPSVKKSDYWSQYGAHSPNIMDKCLEAGSSSRLGNLSPQLRRRHGDGALVSGTSRFRPTRPVTVPETNDTRESTQSILNRYSGLSSATLDNETGSTSSATPDSIADDAARRKERAQLINMYSLPLNVLHNIGSSHNRKFLKRGKDSACQGEQDGDAGRQRALRYDQVKEMAAKVSEFSTYIPEEEGSQGPPRKVLYGSASTGDVLSALNKASMRSSDNMSKQSTPDSEKFVLYDPPIVFEKAAVREKPYPSAYIKPVKPTTLALTRTNTMDLLDSPTDAPAPSLQSSQSQKSLFSILDPVNSPYGIKTPNTPTTPSLKVSNYIEPEQEYTFTTFKPANKNNNNNSNTAVNNNNPTTPQESKGVLSDIGYVPALAPKSPLDQQVSVTVSVKPKVAGAALASKPKADQDESYSFVKYKAKAGVGAAPSGNGKGLKSSASTASISASALGPGAPAQPLRKAGVLDLLGIQEVGNKTSVKQQYSSFYSSSSVSSDSSRAPSVEDDEDGHLIYRNGDVLQDRYKIITTLGEGTFGKVVKCRDLQRDAPIPKPQRHVRPLGLSPSEDASPVGSLSDRHIALKIIKNVEKYREAAKLEINVLEKLAEKDPHNKHLCVRMLSWFDYHGHVCIAFDMLGLSVFDFLKDNNYRPYALEQVRHISYQLCYAVKFLHDNKLTHTDLKPENILFVDSDYDLTYDPKKKRDIRTVKRTDIQLIDFGSATFDHEHHSTIVSTRHYRAPEVILELGWQQPCDVWSIGCIMFELYLGITLFQTHDNREHLAMMERILGPIPYRMGRKTRTKYFYHGKLDWDEKSSAGRYVRENCKPLRSYQTSSDEDHRLLFDLITKMLEYEPGQRISLSEALRHPFFEKIPPHQRLGDDHRERSHSLSR
- the LOC138865633 gene encoding probable dual specificity protein kinase madd-3 isoform X3 (The sequence of the model RefSeq protein was modified relative to this genomic sequence to represent the inferred CDS: added 946 bases not found in genome assembly), yielding MSGRSRQQYGRSATTSYTNILGDSGGDILNRCSNLLNKFASRVRAASQSGDDRVPLHDASNSLGGSSHSSSKSSYSQYPMLLKYNKYDDSPRYTDYKSSSALVAEMKSRPSHEAVASRYKPGQGTSALHGVGSSSGYGYGYGSSYGAGSKGGHPLSTSASFSSFSTFKTDYGASDLGKSDGSPRASRYTYSRTASDLGLDGDYGLRSAYASTSAPSPNFDKIGSRYKPSRFLKKNNLARTGCDEEDEAADEITMLRKNPSVKKSDYWSQYGAHSPNIMDKCLEAGSSSRLGNLSPQLRRRHGDGALVSGTSRFRPTRPVTVPETNDTRESTQSILNRYSGLSSATLDNETGSTSSATPDSIADDAARRKERAQLINMYSLPLNVLHNIGSSHNRKFLKRGKDSACQGEQDGDAGRQRALRYDQVKEMAAKVSEFSTYIPEEEGSQGPPRKVLYGSASTGDVLSALNKASMRSSDNMSKQSTPDSEKFVLYDPPIVFEKAAVREKPYPSAYIKPVKPTTLALTRTNTMDLLDSPTDAPAPSLQSSQSQKSLFSILDPVNSPYGIKTPNTPTTPSLKVSNYIEPEQEYTFTTFKPANKNNNNNSNTAVNNNNPTTPQESKGVLSDIGYVPALAPKSPLDQQVSVTVSVKPKVAGAALASKPKADQDESYSFVKYKAKAGVGAAPSGNGKGLKSSASTASISASALGPGAPAQPLRKAGVLDLLGIQESSRAPSVEDDEDGHLIYRNGDVLQDRYKIITTLGEGTFGKVVKCRDLQRDAPIPKPQRHVRPLGLSPSEDASPVGSLSDRHIALKIIKNVEKYREAAKLEINVLEKLAEKDPHNKHLCVRMLSWFDYHGHVCIAFDMLGLSVFDFLKDNNYRPYALEQVRHISYQLCYAVKFLHDNKLTHTDLKPENILFVDSDYDLTYDPKKKRDIRTVKRTDIQLIDFGSATFDHEHHSTIVSTRHYRAPEVILELGWQQPCDVWSIGCIMFELYLGITLFQTHDNREHLAMMERILGPIPYRMGRKTRTKYFYHGKLDWDEKSSAGRYVRENCKPLRSYQTSSDEDHRLLFDLITKMLEYEPGQRISLSEALRHPFFEKIPPHQRLGDDHRERSHSLSR